Proteins encoded in a region of the Candidatus Micrarchaeia archaeon genome:
- a CDS encoding ribonuclease P protein subunit: MRTAKNLRIHELIGLPAEIVNSSCRKWIGLKGKVVDETKNLIVLETGKGEVKIQKVSSEFLFTLENGEKAGLKGKDILFRPEERTKKAL; encoded by the coding sequence ATGCGCACCGCGAAAAATCTCCGCATCCACGAGCTTATCGGGCTCCCGGCGGAGATAGTGAATTCCTCGTGCAGGAAATGGATTGGACTAAAGGGAAAAGTCGTGGACGAGACCAAGAACCTCATCGTGCTTGAGACCGGAAAAGGCGAAGTGAAAATACAGAAAGTCTCCTCGGAATTTCTTTTCACGCTTGAGAACGGGGAAAAAGCGGGGCTGAAGGGAAAAGACATCCTCTTCAGGCCCGAGGAAAGAACCAAGAAAGCCCTGTGA
- a CDS encoding right-handed parallel beta-helix repeat-containing protein: protein MLGSSHALFLPSNDSIYVNNSAPCYTPPQTNYATIQGAVNAASSGASIVVCPGTYAENVLVNKTIGIYGYNSSVFVNASNSSIAVFTISANGVNMSDFVAQGSDLAGIYLTGGNSHLYNLTATSNELGFYFVNSSGNTIIENQAFGNNDSGFYLDSSNGSNFSSNIAYNNGHDDEVYAFNGFTLIDSHNNLFEDSLAYNNSDLGYYISSSTGNEFSDSNAYNNSIGGFYIKLSTANEFESCEANLNDEYGFYLNNSYANTITGCNASNNSFEGFQISYSDNNTILSSEASYNTIGFYLDSSSGNNLTGDSAFDNSYMDFVNLLNLPSLVLNISELEIDTTYCDNIVVNMTGSRGKPIFYSNESANLSSTELSELFICNADYSTLDNLTIHGSDVASNNGVFFVGTDNSALSNSQATDNLFGVLIIKSTNNTVGNVSIDNRGMEDSLLGLVVIFNSTDNTLTNVSVYYAMVGALNGLYSNNNNFSGLQISDTEFGILNVLASNNNTFEYATVNGSMIGFSDGAFLLYYLFQDGSVHDVLEESCFDNTISNSQFYGNLYGMLMMGSQNSHILSNNLTTSIYSFGFIESQTFDFANNIMRNSTCAIAMEASELNFSGNNYFFSPMTDEEPELYSGFRGSRVLQGGLAAEIESALNGMESNFAPSSLYALEMIIEDSTLGTRGYNFTTDYLSFGLNATDVVIQVLNITEAGLSGTSIRSISGMHISSAKIVQSSQGTYYGLNVTSASEYASFLPTFYYNSSDLTGYDTAHLGVGAYASRRWSFRPANVDENATSLTPIDPITPSTYYIPIAYAPGGSGGSSGTSRRNPTLDYSFNCTSGLLEITATYSEDALSGIPVRLYLNSDYGALMDEQDTDSGGIAPFTITQGGTYSADSLSSGSYNPASVGPFELALCNRPQEEPPASNQTNQTQGGTPPVPQENLSLNETSAPPAQNLTNVTQNETPYVPPVTPPVTPPVTPPVTPPAQPAQGYDWSWTWWLLAFLLLVLIVGAVLYYLSKRQG from the coding sequence TTGCTCGGCAGCAGCCATGCGCTGTTTCTTCCTTCGAACGACAGCATATACGTGAACAACAGCGCTCCGTGCTACACGCCGCCGCAAACTAATTACGCCACCATTCAGGGCGCGGTGAACGCAGCGAGCAGCGGTGCATCCATAGTTGTCTGCCCTGGCACTTATGCCGAAAACGTGCTGGTGAACAAAACAATTGGGATATACGGCTACAACAGCTCTGTCTTCGTGAACGCTTCCAACTCAAGCATTGCGGTTTTTACGATTTCTGCCAACGGCGTGAACATGAGCGATTTCGTGGCGCAGGGCTCTGATCTCGCAGGAATATACCTGACTGGCGGCAATTCTCATTTGTACAACCTCACCGCCACAAGCAACGAGCTCGGATTCTACTTCGTGAACAGCTCGGGAAATACTATAATTGAGAACCAGGCTTTCGGAAACAACGACAGCGGGTTCTACCTGGATTCAAGCAACGGGAGCAATTTTTCCTCAAACATCGCATACAACAACGGTCATGATGATGAAGTTTACGCATTCAACGGCTTCACCCTGATAGACAGCCACAACAACCTGTTTGAAGACAGCCTCGCGTACAACAACTCGGACTTGGGATATTACATCTCATCATCCACCGGCAACGAGTTTTCTGATTCCAACGCGTACAACAACTCAATAGGCGGCTTCTACATCAAGCTCTCGACGGCCAACGAGTTCGAATCCTGCGAGGCCAATCTTAACGACGAGTACGGATTCTATCTGAACAACTCGTACGCGAACACCATAACCGGCTGCAATGCCTCCAACAATTCTTTTGAGGGCTTCCAAATCTCCTACAGCGACAACAACACCATACTTTCATCCGAAGCTTCTTACAACACCATAGGATTCTACCTGGATAGCAGCAGCGGCAACAACCTCACCGGCGACTCGGCGTTCGACAACAGCTACATGGATTTTGTAAACCTGCTAAACCTGCCGTCGTTAGTCCTTAATATATCCGAACTCGAAATTGACACGACGTACTGCGACAATATAGTAGTGAACATGACTGGCTCGAGGGGAAAGCCCATATTCTATTCCAACGAATCAGCGAACCTGAGCAGCACCGAGCTTTCCGAGCTGTTCATCTGCAACGCGGATTATTCAACCCTGGACAATCTCACCATCCACGGCTCAGATGTTGCATCCAACAACGGCGTGTTCTTCGTAGGCACGGACAACTCCGCGCTCTCGAATTCCCAGGCAACGGACAACCTGTTCGGAGTTCTAATCATAAAATCGACGAACAACACCGTAGGCAATGTTTCAATAGACAACAGGGGGATGGAAGATTCCCTCCTGGGCCTGGTTGTGATTTTCAATTCCACGGACAATACGCTCACCAATGTTTCGGTGTACTACGCCATGGTCGGCGCCCTTAACGGCCTCTATTCCAACAACAACAATTTCTCCGGCCTCCAGATTTCGGACACCGAATTCGGCATATTGAACGTCTTGGCGTCCAACAACAACACTTTCGAATACGCAACTGTGAACGGCAGCATGATAGGCTTTTCGGACGGGGCGTTTCTGCTGTACTACCTGTTCCAGGACGGGTCCGTCCACGACGTCCTGGAAGAGTCGTGCTTCGACAACACGATTTCAAATTCGCAGTTTTACGGTAACCTGTACGGAATGTTAATGATGGGCTCCCAAAACAGCCACATCCTCTCCAACAACCTGACCACCAGCATATACTCATTTGGATTCATAGAGAGCCAGACTTTCGACTTTGCGAACAACATCATGCGCAACTCCACCTGCGCGATAGCGATGGAGGCGTCGGAGCTCAACTTTTCAGGGAACAACTACTTCTTTTCCCCGATGACGGACGAGGAACCCGAATTATATTCCGGCTTCCGGGGCAGCAGGGTGCTCCAAGGCGGGCTGGCTGCAGAAATAGAATCGGCATTAAACGGCATGGAAAGCAATTTTGCCCCCTCCTCGCTGTATGCTCTGGAGATGATAATCGAAGATTCCACGCTCGGCACGCGCGGGTACAACTTCACGACTGATTACCTGAGCTTCGGGCTCAATGCAACAGATGTGGTAATACAGGTCCTGAACATAACCGAAGCCGGACTTTCAGGGACGAGCATACGCTCCATAAGCGGCATGCACATAAGCTCCGCGAAGATAGTTCAGTCCAGCCAGGGCACGTACTACGGGCTCAACGTTACCTCGGCATCCGAGTATGCGTCCTTCCTGCCCACGTTCTACTACAATTCCTCGGACCTCACGGGTTACGATACGGCCCATCTCGGCGTAGGCGCCTACGCGAGCAGGCGCTGGAGTTTCCGCCCCGCGAACGTGGACGAGAACGCCACTTCCCTCACTCCGATTGATCCCATAACCCCGTCCACTTATTACATACCGATTGCATACGCGCCAGGAGGAAGCGGGGGCAGCAGCGGGACCTCGAGGAGGAACCCCACGCTGGATTACTCGTTCAACTGCACGTCTGGGCTGCTTGAGATAACAGCCACTTATTCCGAAGATGCGCTTTCCGGCATCCCTGTGAGGCTTTACCTGAATTCGGACTACGGCGCGCTCATGGACGAACAGGACACGGATTCCGGAGGTATCGCCCCGTTCACGATAACGCAGGGCGGCACTTACTCCGCAGACTCGCTTTCATCAGGTTCGTACAATCCCGCGAGCGTAGGGCCTTTCGAGCTCGCGCTGTGCAACCGGCCTCAGGAAGAGCCTCCTGCCTCCAACCAGACCAACCAAACCCAGGGAGGAACCCCTCCTGTCCCGCAGGAGAACCTTTCGTTGAACGAAACTTCCGCGCCTCCAGCGCAGAACCTCACAAACGTGACGCAGAACGAGACCCCGTACGTTCCGCCCGTGACCCCTCCGGTGACTCCGCCCGTGACCCCTCCGGTGACTCCCCCTGCTCAGCCAGCGCAAGGCTATGACTGGAGCTGGACATGGTGGCTGCTCGCGTTCCTGCTGCTCGTGTTGATAGTGGGAGCTGTGCTCTATTACCTGTCTAAAAGGCAGGGATAA
- a CDS encoding creatininase family protein gives MLLEDLSWDEINSEVKKDKTIILVFGAFEAHGKHLPLKTDTFIPYGIAKRVAEKTDSLLFPPINLGFCYTLRRFPGTVSLSQNTLSAIVYDVFSELIRNGFRKFLVINGHGGNESIIKNTLKEMSDDFDFKAAIVSWWNLLKTETGHADENEASVLLALGGKLNKEPKQESFQPYEGYVVPAPSDVFTPSGYIGSVKSISREKGEKMVLEVEEKLVRIIKANLELKK, from the coding sequence ATGTTGCTTGAAGATTTGAGCTGGGACGAAATCAATTCGGAAGTGAAGAAGGACAAAACAATCATCCTGGTGTTCGGCGCGTTCGAGGCGCACGGAAAGCACCTTCCTTTGAAAACAGACACGTTCATTCCCTACGGAATAGCAAAACGAGTAGCGGAAAAAACCGATTCATTGCTTTTTCCTCCTATAAATTTGGGATTCTGCTACACTTTGAGAAGGTTCCCAGGGACGGTCTCGCTTTCCCAGAATACGCTCTCTGCGATTGTGTATGACGTGTTTTCCGAGCTAATACGAAACGGCTTCCGCAAATTCCTGGTGATAAACGGCCACGGAGGGAACGAATCCATAATAAAAAATACATTAAAGGAGATGAGCGACGATTTCGATTTCAAGGCCGCGATAGTTTCATGGTGGAACCTGCTGAAAACCGAGACAGGCCACGCAGATGAGAACGAGGCGAGCGTGCTTCTCGCGCTGGGCGGAAAGCTGAACAAGGAGCCCAAGCAGGAAAGCTTCCAGCCCTACGAGGGCTACGTGGTTCCGGCTCCGTCCGACGTTTTCACGCCCTCCGGCTACATCGGGAGCGTGAAAAGCATAAGCAGGGAAAAAGGGGAGAAAATGGTCCTGGAAGTGGAGGAAAAGCTCGTCAGGATAATAAAAGCTAACCTTGAACTGAAGAAATAG
- a CDS encoding nascent polypeptide-associated complex protein, which yields MLPNMNPKQMEKMLKQMGINSQELSANRVIIEREGERIIISEPQIVEITAQGQKSYQIQGKVSVEASLSEDDVKMVMEQAKCTREQALDALKKSNGDLAQAILELSKQD from the coding sequence ATGCTTCCGAACATGAACCCGAAACAGATGGAGAAGATGCTCAAGCAGATGGGCATAAACTCGCAGGAACTGAGCGCGAACCGCGTAATAATAGAGCGGGAAGGCGAGCGCATAATCATCTCAGAACCCCAGATAGTGGAGATTACAGCCCAGGGCCAGAAGTCCTACCAAATCCAGGGCAAGGTTTCTGTTGAAGCGAGCCTGAGCGAAGACGACGTGAAGATGGTAATGGAGCAGGCGAAATGCACGCGCGAGCAGGCGCTTGATGCGCTCAAAAAGTCCAACGGCGACCTCGCACAGGCGATACTCGAACTGTCTAAACAGGACTAA